A single genomic interval of Rhodopseudomonas palustris harbors:
- a CDS encoding ABC transporter permease/substrate-binding protein, translating into MSLFADPRWRDALANLPDYLGAHVRVSLAALALGLIVSLPLAIFARHRPVLRGTLLGFAGIVQTIPGLALLALFYPLLLALAALSMSAFGVSFSAFGFLPAVLALALYSMLPVLRNTITGLDGIDPALIEAAEGVGMTERQVLTMVELPLAMPVIMAGIRTAAVWVIGTATLSTPIGQTSLGNYIFAGLQTQNWILVLFGCAAAALLALAVDQLLALVEIGLRRGNRWRIGLGTAGIAAIVIATLLPGATTRTSYVIGAKTFTEQYVLAALLQQRLESSGLAANTRAGLGSSVIYEAFRSGDIDAYVDYSVTLWANQFKHPGIAARDQVLADLKQDLAKDGITLLGELGFANAYALVMPRAKAERLKIRSIADLAARAPSMTIAGDYEFFSRPEWANLRPAYGLAFKTERQMQPDFMYAAVASGEVDLIAGYTSDGLIAKYDLVVLDDPKQAIPPYDAVLLLAPKRASDSKLRTALNPLLGRIDIEAMREANLQAGSGGTPDAVARALWERVKPR; encoded by the coding sequence ATGAGCCTGTTCGCCGATCCGCGCTGGCGCGACGCGCTCGCCAACCTGCCCGACTATCTCGGCGCCCATGTTCGCGTCAGCCTCGCGGCGCTCGCGCTCGGACTGATCGTCAGCCTGCCGCTGGCAATCTTCGCCCGGCATCGCCCAGTGCTCCGCGGCACACTGCTCGGCTTCGCCGGCATCGTCCAGACGATCCCAGGTCTGGCGTTGCTGGCGCTATTCTATCCGCTGCTGCTGGCGCTGGCGGCATTGTCGATGAGCGCATTCGGCGTGAGCTTCTCTGCCTTCGGCTTCCTGCCCGCCGTGCTGGCGCTGGCGCTGTATTCGATGCTGCCGGTACTGCGCAACACCATCACCGGGCTCGACGGTATTGATCCGGCGCTGATCGAAGCCGCCGAGGGCGTCGGCATGACTGAACGCCAAGTCCTCACCATGGTCGAGCTGCCGCTGGCAATGCCGGTGATCATGGCCGGCATCCGCACGGCGGCGGTTTGGGTGATCGGCACCGCGACGCTGTCGACGCCGATCGGTCAGACCAGTCTCGGCAACTACATATTTGCCGGCCTGCAGACTCAGAATTGGATTCTGGTGCTGTTCGGCTGTGCCGCCGCTGCCCTGCTGGCGCTCGCCGTCGATCAACTGCTGGCGCTGGTGGAGATCGGCCTGCGCCGCGGCAACCGTTGGCGGATCGGCTTAGGCACCGCGGGCATCGCCGCGATCGTGATCGCGACACTGCTGCCGGGCGCCACCACTCGCACTTCTTACGTGATCGGCGCCAAAACCTTCACCGAGCAATACGTACTCGCCGCATTGCTGCAGCAGCGCCTCGAGTCTAGCGGTCTTGCGGCCAACACGCGTGCCGGCCTCGGCTCCAGCGTGATCTATGAAGCATTCAGAAGCGGCGACATCGACGCCTATGTGGATTACTCCGTCACGCTATGGGCTAACCAGTTCAAACACCCCGGCATCGCCGCGCGCGATCAGGTGCTCGCCGACCTGAAACAGGATCTCGCCAAAGACGGCATCACCTTGCTGGGCGAACTCGGCTTCGCCAATGCTTATGCGCTGGTGATGCCGCGTGCGAAGGCAGAGCGGCTGAAGATCCGCTCGATCGCCGACCTCGCCGCCCGCGCGCCGTCGATGACGATCGCCGGCGACTACGAGTTCTTCTCCCGGCCGGAATGGGCCAACCTGCGCCCCGCCTATGGGTTGGCGTTCAAGACCGAACGACAGATGCAGCCGGACTTCATGTACGCCGCCGTCGCCTCCGGCGAAGTCGATCTCATCGCCGGCTACACCTCGGACGGGCTGATCGCGAAATACGACCTCGTCGTGCTCGATGACCCGAAGCAGGCGATCCCGCCCTACGACGCGGTGCTGCTGCTCGCGCCGAAACGCGCGAGTGACAGCAAGCTGCGCACAGCCTTGAATCCCCTGCTCGGCCGCATCGACATCGAGGCAATGCGCGAAGCCAATCTGCAAGCGGGATCAGGGGGCACGCCGGACGCGGTAGCGCGCGCGTTGTGGGAGCGTGTGAAGCCGCGGTAA
- a CDS encoding ATP-binding cassette domain-containing protein: MTSAASPMIAYDSVAKSFGGGRIKAIDGVSLAVQRGELLAIVGGSGSGKTTLLRLTNRLIDADAGAIAIDGRDIQTVDPIALRRGVGMVFQNGGLFPHLSVAGNIGITPKLLNWSKRDVAARVDELLELVRLDPAQHRDRFPHELSGGQRQRVGVARALAARPEIVLMDEPFGALDPLTRDALGEDFRALHDRLNLTTVLITHDITEALLLADRIAVMHRGRLLALGTASELAGNRDAYVADLLRTPRRQAQRLGALLSRGGAA; encoded by the coding sequence ATGACGAGCGCAGCATCGCCGATGATCGCCTACGACAGTGTCGCCAAGAGTTTCGGCGGCGGCCGGATCAAGGCAATAGACGGTGTCTCGCTCGCCGTGCAGCGCGGCGAATTGCTCGCCATCGTCGGCGGCTCGGGCTCCGGCAAAACCACGCTGCTGCGGCTGACCAATCGCCTGATCGACGCCGATGCCGGCGCGATTGCGATCGACGGCCGCGATATCCAAACCGTCGATCCGATCGCGCTTCGCCGCGGCGTCGGCATGGTGTTCCAGAATGGCGGGCTGTTCCCGCATCTCTCCGTTGCCGGCAATATCGGGATCACGCCGAAGTTGCTAAACTGGTCGAAGCGCGATGTCGCGGCCCGGGTCGATGAGCTGCTCGAGCTGGTGCGGCTCGATCCCGCTCAGCATCGGGACCGCTTCCCGCACGAGCTCTCTGGCGGCCAGCGCCAACGCGTCGGCGTCGCCCGCGCGCTCGCAGCCAGGCCGGAGATCGTGCTGATGGACGAGCCGTTCGGCGCGCTCGATCCGCTGACCCGCGATGCGCTCGGCGAAGACTTTCGCGCCCTGCACGACCGGCTGAACCTCACCACCGTGCTGATCACCCACGACATCACCGAGGCGCTGCTGCTGGCGGACCGCATCGCGGTGATGCATCGCGGACGGCTGCTGGCGCTCGGCACCGCGAGCGAGCTTGCGGGCAACCGAGACGCCTACGTCGCCGACCTGCTGCGGACACCACGTCGGCAGGCGCAGCGGCTCGGCGCCTTGCTTTCGCGAGGCGGCGCGGCATGA
- a CDS encoding ABC transporter ATP-binding protein → MSARGVEWSQQAGGRGEGVTQTDNAAVALKDATVAFRLADARTYTAVENATLTVADGEFVAIVGPTGCGKSTLLNVAAGLLRPAAGAVRIFGCPLDGLNPQAGYLFQADALFPWKTAIDNVAIGLEIAGTPRSEALSRAQGWLETVGLGAFAQRYPHMLSGGQRKRVGLAQVLIRDPKILLMDEPFGPLDAQTRQIMGNLLLQLWSAHRKAVLFVTHDLEEAIALADRVVIMSAGPSSRIVGDWRIELPRPRDIFETRLTHDFHTLHREIWAVLREQVMKAYGQVA, encoded by the coding sequence ATGTCGGCGCGCGGCGTTGAATGGTCGCAGCAAGCAGGCGGGCGGGGAGAGGGCGTGACTCAGACGGACAATGCGGCGGTGGCGCTGAAGGACGCCACGGTGGCGTTTCGGCTCGCCGATGCGCGGACCTATACGGCGGTGGAGAACGCTACGCTGACGGTGGCAGACGGTGAGTTCGTCGCGATCGTCGGGCCGACAGGCTGCGGCAAGTCGACCTTGCTCAACGTCGCGGCCGGGCTGCTGCGCCCTGCCGCCGGCGCGGTCCGGATTTTCGGCTGCCCGCTCGATGGCCTCAATCCGCAGGCCGGCTATCTGTTTCAGGCCGACGCGCTGTTTCCCTGGAAGACCGCGATCGACAACGTCGCGATCGGCCTGGAGATCGCCGGCACGCCGCGCAGCGAAGCGCTGAGCCGCGCGCAGGGCTGGCTGGAGACGGTCGGACTCGGCGCGTTCGCGCAGCGCTATCCTCACATGCTGTCGGGCGGCCAGCGCAAGCGGGTCGGCCTTGCGCAGGTGCTGATCCGCGATCCGAAGATCCTGCTGATGGACGAGCCGTTCGGCCCGCTCGACGCGCAGACGAGGCAGATCATGGGCAATCTGCTGCTGCAGCTGTGGAGTGCGCACAGGAAGGCGGTGTTGTTCGTCACCCACGATCTGGAAGAGGCGATTGCGCTCGCCGACCGGGTGGTGATCATGTCGGCCGGGCCGTCGTCGCGCATCGTCGGCGATTGGCGGATCGAACTGCCACGCCCCCGCGACATCTTCGAAACCCGCCTGACTCATGATTTTCACACGCTCCACCGCGAGATCTGGGCCGTGCTGCGCGAGCAGGTGATGAAGGCATACGGGCAGGTGGCGTGA
- a CDS encoding ABC transporter permease, translating to MSRVKLLTLQFLVALVALTVWQVLTTVPIAGRLLLPPFFFSTPVDVAKQVIAWFASGVIWKHLWITLQESLLAFVIGSFAGVLVGFWFARQPRVAAVFDPYVKMVNALPRVVLAPIFTLWLGLGIWSKVALGVTLVFFVVFFNVYQGVKETSATLVDNARMLGMSERQMMRHVFWPSALSWMFSSLHTAIGFAVVGAVVGEYLGAAAGLGYLIQQAEGTFDVAGVFAGMFVLSVFVILIDLAVSLVERRLLVWRPQPSGAQQAD from the coding sequence ATGTCTCGCGTAAAGCTCCTGACGCTGCAATTTCTCGTCGCGCTCGTCGCGCTGACGGTCTGGCAGGTGCTGACCACTGTGCCGATCGCCGGCAGGCTGCTGCTGCCGCCGTTCTTCTTCTCGACGCCGGTGGATGTGGCCAAGCAGGTGATCGCCTGGTTCGCTTCCGGGGTGATCTGGAAGCACTTGTGGATCACGCTGCAGGAGTCGCTGCTCGCCTTCGTGATCGGCTCGTTCGCGGGCGTGCTGGTCGGCTTCTGGTTCGCCCGGCAGCCGCGGGTGGCGGCGGTGTTCGATCCCTATGTGAAGATGGTCAATGCGCTGCCGCGCGTGGTGCTGGCGCCGATCTTCACGCTGTGGCTGGGGCTCGGCATCTGGTCCAAGGTCGCGCTCGGCGTGACGCTGGTGTTCTTCGTAGTGTTCTTCAACGTCTATCAGGGCGTCAAGGAGACCAGCGCGACACTGGTCGACAACGCCCGGATGCTTGGCATGAGCGAGCGGCAGATGATGCGCCATGTGTTCTGGCCGTCGGCGCTGTCCTGGATGTTCTCCTCGCTGCACACCGCAATCGGGTTTGCGGTGGTCGGTGCGGTGGTCGGCGAGTATCTCGGCGCCGCGGCCGGGCTAGGCTATCTGATCCAGCAGGCGGAGGGGACTTTCGACGTCGCCGGCGTATTCGCCGGGATGTTCGTGCTGTCGGTGTTCGTGATCCTGATCGACCTCGCAGTCAGTCTGGTGGAGCGGCGCCTGTTGGTGTGGCGGCCGCAGCCCAGCGGGGCGCAGCAGGCGGACTAG
- a CDS encoding ABC transporter substrate-binding protein produces MKAGFRHFAAALAAILLTAGAAQAQSKVTIAIGGGACLCYLPTVLAKQLGEYDKAGLAVELVDLKGGSDALKAVLGGSADVVSGYFDHTVNLAAKKQEMQSFVVYDRYPGLVLAVSPGHTAEIKSIKELAGKKVGVSAPGSSTDFFLKYLLKKNGVDPNNVAVVGVGLGATAVAAMQQGQIDAAVMLDPAVTILQAAHADLRILSDTRTEHDTREVFGGDYPGGALYATTAWIKAHPNEAQGLTKAILGTLNWIHAHSAEEIADKMPANIVGKDKAQYVAALKNTIPMYSTTGLMDPKGADAVLAVFSTSSPDVARANIDVTKTYTNAFVEQAKASGAAK; encoded by the coding sequence ATGAAGGCCGGCTTTCGACACTTCGCTGCGGCGCTTGCCGCGATCCTGCTCACCGCCGGGGCTGCGCAGGCGCAGAGCAAGGTGACGATCGCGATCGGCGGCGGCGCCTGCCTGTGCTATCTGCCGACCGTGCTGGCCAAGCAGCTCGGCGAGTACGACAAGGCCGGACTCGCCGTCGAACTGGTCGATCTCAAGGGCGGCTCGGATGCGCTCAAAGCCGTGCTCGGCGGCAGCGCCGACGTCGTCTCCGGCTATTTCGACCACACCGTCAACCTTGCCGCGAAGAAGCAGGAGATGCAGAGCTTCGTGGTCTACGACCGCTATCCCGGTCTGGTGCTGGCGGTGTCGCCGGGCCACACGGCGGAGATCAAGTCGATCAAGGAACTCGCCGGCAAGAAGGTTGGCGTGAGCGCACCGGGCTCGTCGACCGATTTCTTTCTGAAGTACCTGCTGAAGAAGAACGGCGTCGATCCGAACAATGTCGCGGTGGTCGGCGTCGGCCTCGGCGCCACCGCGGTGGCGGCGATGCAGCAGGGCCAGATCGACGCCGCGGTGATGCTCGATCCGGCGGTGACGATCCTGCAGGCGGCGCACGCAGACCTCCGCATCCTGAGCGACACCCGCACCGAGCACGACACGCGCGAGGTGTTCGGCGGCGACTATCCGGGCGGCGCGCTGTACGCCACCACGGCCTGGATCAAGGCGCATCCGAACGAGGCGCAGGGGCTCACCAAGGCGATCCTCGGCACGTTGAATTGGATCCATGCGCATTCGGCCGAGGAAATCGCCGACAAGATGCCGGCCAACATCGTCGGCAAGGACAAGGCGCAATACGTTGCCGCGCTGAAGAACACGATCCCGATGTACTCGACCACGGGCCTGATGGACCCGAAGGGGGCGGATGCGGTGCTGGCGGTTTTCAGCACCAGCTCGCCGGATGTGGCGAGGGCGAATATCGACGTCACCAAGACCTACACCAACGCCTTCGTCGAACAGGCGAAGGCGTCTGGTGCCGCGAAATAA